The genome window CTACGAACTCGTCTGCCTGCCGCTGAAGCTCGAGGGGGCCGACGCCGCGCCGGTGCGGGCCATTTTGCGATAGAGCTGTTTCTCATCCCCTTCTGTCGTGCGATTGCGCCAATGCGCTAAGATGGTTCGGATGAAGTTTGGATTACCCGGCATAAAACTTTTCCGCAAACTGGGTTTTTTTCTCAATCAGGCCGCTCTAGGGGGTAGCGCGGCCCTCGAGGGCGTGATGATGAAGGCCGCCGACGCCTGGGCCCTGGCGGTGCGGCTGCCCAACGGGCAGATTCACGTCGAGCGACACGAGGAAGAGGCCCTGACCAAAAAGTACCCCTGGGCCCGGCTGCCCCTCATCCGGGGCGTGGTGGCGCTGTGGGATGCCATGAGCATCTCCTACAAGTCGCTGTCGCGCAGCGCCGAACTGGCCGGGGAAGAAGACGAGAAGGTCTCGGGGGCGGCCATGTACGGCACCCTGGCGGTCTCGCTGGTGATCGGCCTGGCTTTGTTTGTGTGGCTGCCGGCCCGGCTGGCGGGTTTGCTGGTGGACGAGGAGCGCTTCCGCTTTTTGTTTTACGTGGTGGCCGGGCTGTTCGAGACCGCCATTCTGATTGGCTATCTGGTGTTTATCGGACGCATGAAGGATATGCAGCGCTTCTTCATGTACCACGGGGCCGAGCACAAGGCCATCGCCGCGCACGAGAAGGGCCTCGAGCTCACCGTGGAAAACGTGCGGGCCCAGCCGGCCTACCACCCCCGCTGCGGCACCAGCTTCATCGCTTTTACCGCGGTGGTGGGGGTGTTTGTGTACAGCTTCTTCCCGCCCCTCACGGTGGCCTGGTACTGGATTTTCCCGCGCCTTCTGATGATTCCGGTGGTGGCCGCGGTCTCCTTCGAGGTGCTGCGCTACTCCGCCGCCCACCACGACCCCCTCTCGAGGTTTTTCCGCTGGCTGGGCTTCAAGTTCCAGATGCTCACCGTCAGAGAACCCACCGACGACATGATCGAGGTCGCCATCGAGAGCACCAAGGCCGCCCTGGCCCAGCAACCTGCCGAAAAGCCCGTAGCGGTGGCCTGAGCGCTGCTAACGTAGGAGCCCCCGGACGCAGAAAATTACTAGTAGGGCACCTGGCAA of Meiothermus sp. contains these proteins:
- a CDS encoding DUF1385 domain-containing protein, producing the protein MKFGLPGIKLFRKLGFFLNQAALGGSAALEGVMMKAADAWALAVRLPNGQIHVERHEEEALTKKYPWARLPLIRGVVALWDAMSISYKSLSRSAELAGEEDEKVSGAAMYGTLAVSLVIGLALFVWLPARLAGLLVDEERFRFLFYVVAGLFETAILIGYLVFIGRMKDMQRFFMYHGAEHKAIAAHEKGLELTVENVRAQPAYHPRCGTSFIAFTAVVGVFVYSFFPPLTVAWYWIFPRLLMIPVVAAVSFEVLRYSAAHHDPLSRFFRWLGFKFQMLTVREPTDDMIEVAIESTKAALAQQPAEKPVAVA